The following are encoded together in the Lactuca sativa cultivar Salinas chromosome 1, Lsat_Salinas_v11, whole genome shotgun sequence genome:
- the LOC111887847 gene encoding uncharacterized protein LOC111887847, whose protein sequence is MNDQSQMMNQSKMANQSQMMSIGQPLPPVMSQPQQVMNNQNPQMFVNQLMNPSQMMVNQSLNHRGGGGGYGMWPPPQVDQLKFQNLNMKPSGLPSSSLKSMGPRNNKNWKGKKGNDKWMNNNNNRKELPVMGGGGSLINNTGGGGAGYNPPTLNELQQQNRLKARRYFPKKKFNHNGRSAPFAPRNTTSFLIRAKKAGGITSLVSPCPVTPAVLPTPIFSPSREVLVDMAKEEWGVDGYGSMKGLIRLRSNEAEAPEEDEEDEGGSSESDVEEHVEVERRLDHDLSRFEMIYPNYNGADHSSYLLENRVDDQDTHIAQLEEENLILKERLFLMEREFDDLRMRLQCLERQGRGAERLIEEVVENDSENESESRGYGRSMEDNNERSQCSEDNNNGDNNNNNTELKQSDSIEKGVQTIEDVKENDDKKNEVLEENGKEEVVKEEERVADMVL, encoded by the coding sequence ATGAACGATCAGTCTCAGATGATGAATCAATCGAAAATGGCGAATCAGTCGCAGATGATGAGTATCGGACAGCCGTTGCCGCCTGTGATGAGTCAGCCACAGCAGGTAATGAATAACCAGAACCCTCAGATGTTTGTGAACCAATTGATGAATCCTTCGCAAATGATGGTGAATCAATCGTTGAACCaccgtggtggtggtggtggctatgGAATGTGGCCTCCGCCACAAGTGGATCAACTCAAGTTCCAAAACCTTAACATGAAGCCTTCTGgacttccttcttcttcattGAAGTCTATGGGACCAAGAAACAACAAGAATTGGAAAGGGAAGAAAGGAAATGACAAATGGATGAATAACAACAACAACCGGAAGGAATTACCGGTGATGGGCGGAGGTGGTAGTCTTATCAACAACACCGGCGGCGGTGGGGCTGGATATAACCCCCCTACGCTTAACGAACTACAACAACAGAATCGTTTGAAAGCTAGAAGATACTTCCCGAAGAAGAAGTTCAATCATAACGGCAGATCCGCTCCTTTTGCTCCAAGAAACACCACATCGTTTCTAATCCGCGCCAAAAAAGCCGGCGGCATTACATCTCTGGTATCACCATGTCCGGTAACACCTGCTGTTCTACCTACTCCGATTTTCTCTCCATCCAGAGAAGTTTTAGTAGACATGGCGAAAGAAGAGTGGGGTGTTGATGGGTATGGATCAATGAAAGGGTTAATCAGACTTAGATCAAATGAAGCCGAAGCacctgaagaagatgaagaagatgaaggtgGGTCAAGTGAGAGTGACGTTGAAGAACATGTTGAGGTAGAAAGGAGACTGGATCATGACTTGAGCAGGTTTGAAATGATTTACCCAAACTACAATGGCGCTGATCATAGTAGTTATCTTTTGGAAAACAGAGTTGATGATCAAGATACACATATAGCTCAACTGGAAGAAGAGAACCTGATACTGAAGGAAAGATTGTTCTTGATGGAAAGGGAGTTTGATGATTTGAGGATGAGATTGCAGTGTTTGGAGAGACAAGGTAGGGGAGCTGAAAGACTTATTGAAGAGGTTGTGGAGAATGATTCTGAAAATGAAAGTGAAAGCAGGGGGTATGGAAGATCAATGGAGGATAACAATGAAAGAAGTCAATGTTCAGAGGATAATAACAAtggagataataataataataatactgaaTTAAAGCAATCAGATAGCATTGAAAAGGGTGTTCAGACAATCGAAGATGTAAAGGAAAACGATGACAAGAAGAATGAAGTGTTGGAAGAAAATGGTAAAGAAGAAGTTGTAAAGGAGGAAGAAAGAGTTGCAGATATGGTATTATGA
- the LOC111887872 gene encoding probable plastid-lipid-associated protein 12, chloroplastic, with the protein MVCSLDVANLGIRFNPLPHIDTTFINQRRIRPRSVIAFPTSDCLKHRLLRRISCSTVDEQQIQQAFSDAENSLISSLIGIQGRGRSASPQQLKEVEQAVTVLEATKGVPDPTSSSLIEGRWQLIFTTRPGTASPIQRTFVGVDLFSVFQEIYLQTNDPRVSNIVKFSDSIGELKVEAAAAINDGKRILFRFDNAAFSFKFLPFKVPYPVPFKLLGDEAKGWLDTTYLSESGNLRISRGNKGTTFVLQKQTEPRQRLISAISTGRSVIQAIDEFMSLNQTKDEQQLIEGEWQMIWSSQMETDSWIENAANGLMGSQIVKENGRLKFLVDILFGVKFSMNGTFEKCDTNIYDVMMDDGAIVIGPYGLPVELVTKFKLEVLYSDDKIRISRGYSKILFVHIRVGS; encoded by the exons ATGGTTTGCTCACTCGACGTAGCAAATCTAGGGATTCGATTCAATCCTTTGCCTCATATCGATACTACTTTTATCAATCAAAGAAGGATTCGACCTCGCTCTGTAATCGCATTTCCCACATCCGATTGTCTGAAGCATCGTCTTCTCCGACGTATCTCGTGTTCTACAGTCGACGAACAACAGATTCAGCAAGCGTTTAGTGATGCTGAGAACTCACTCATCAGTAGTCTCATTGGCATCCAAGGACGTGGTCGCTCTGCTTCTCCTCAGCAACTCAAA GAAGTCGAACAAGCCGTGACAGTTCTAGAAGCTACTAAAGGTGTCCCTGATCCT ACCAGTTCGAGTCTAATCGAGGGCCGATGGCAATTGATTTTCACAACAAGACCTGGAACAGCTTCCCCGATCCAG AGAACATTCGTCGGAGTCGACTTGTTCAGTGTATTCCAAGAAATTTACCTTCAAACAAACGATCCACGAGTCTCCAATATCGTCAAATTCTCCGATTCAATAGGTGAACTTAAAGTCGAG GCTGCCGCTGCAATCAACGATGGAAAAAGGATTCTTTTTCGTTTCGATAATGCAGCATTCTCATTCAAGTTTCTTCCCTTCAAAGTTCCATATCCGGTGCCTTTTAAACTCCTCGGAGACGAAGCAAAAGGTTGGTTAGACACAACATACTTGTCGGAATCCGGAAACCTTCGTATCTCAAGAGGAAATAAG GGGACGACGTTTGTTCTTCAGAAGCAAACGGAACCCCGGCAAAGACTGATTTCTGCAATTTCCACCGGTCGTTCAGTGATTCAG GCGATTGATGAGTTTATGTCGTTAAATCAAACGAAAGATGAACAACAACTCATTGAAGGCGAATGGCAAATGATTTGGAGTTCacag ATGGAAACGGATAGTTGGATAGAGAATGCAGCTAATGGTCTTATGGGCTCACAG ATTGTTAAAGAAAATGGGAGACTCAAGTTTCTTGTTGACATATTGTTTGGGGTCAAATTCTCCATGAATGGAACATTTGA AAAATGtgacacaaatatatatgatgtgATGATGGATGATGGTGCAATAGTAATTGGACCATATGGGCTTCCAGTTGAGCTAGTAACCAAATTTAAATTGGAAGTCTT gtATTCGGATGACAAAATCAGGATAAGCCGGGGATATAGCAAGATTCTCTTTGTCCACATTCGTGTTGGAAGTTGA